A segment of the Macrotis lagotis isolate mMagLag1 chromosome 8, bilby.v1.9.chrom.fasta, whole genome shotgun sequence genome:
TTCTTCAAACATCCTCCCCCACCCATTTTAACATGGGGGGAAAAAGTGCTCCACTGTCTGGCTCTAACTTAGCTCTTGGACTTTATTCACAGTATTCTATATTGGGGCAAACTGATTTCTCTCTGAAGCACATCCCAATTTTTTCCTGCTTAAAGCTATTACTTAACTATCCCCTCCTTGCCCAGCAAGTCTTTCATATCTTCAAGGATTACAGCAAATTGCTTCACAAAGGAGGCCAGGTAGACTGAACGGGTCACACCCATATTAAATCCaattaaaaacaagcaaaataagaAAGGATCACAAAACAGTTTTTAATCTTATCATCAAAATCTCAATATTCAACATAGCTCATCATGGAGCAAGGAGTGGTAGCAGCAAAATAAGGAGTAGCCATTTTATTTTGGCAAGTCAGAGGAAACCACAGAAGGGGCCCTCCATGGAGTCCATGTCCAAGTCTTGGGCTCAATATGCCTCCAAGTTCAGGGTCTTGCCTACTTCCAGATGTTCAAGACCCTAAGGAAACCACCAGTCTCAGTGCAGAAGCAGCATCTAGATGAGGGCTGAGCAGTCTTCTGGTTCTAGTCCATCAGTGACTGAATGCTTTGTCCTGCCATACCAGATCCCCTGCAATGTATGTGGCCTTGACATTCAAGGAGTCATCAAGGATCACGAAGTCTGCAGATAAAACAGCCATGAAATGTCCTTGTAAGGTATCAACCTTCCAATATGTAGGCATAGGATCAATTACCACTGCCCCTCCTACTGTTTTTATGTAGTCAACTCATCACAGAATTGGGAGGGATTACAGAGGCGTCCAGTCCAATTTATATCTGAAAAGGAATCCCTTCTACAAAATACATGGCAATTGCTCATCAGCCTTTGGGgaaagaacttgaaggaaactgCTATTGGCCACAGCAGCCTCTCTCAATTTCAGGTGGCTCTCAAGAATTTTTTCCTTGCTATAGTCTAAATTTGCTTTAGCATTTTACTCCACTGTGACCAAGTTCACCACTTCCAATCTCTTTTCCAATGACCAATTTAAGTCAGTTGTTATTATACCCctcctaaatcttttcttcagGTTTAGATATACCTAGTTTCAACTAATGCTCATATACCACTTTCACCAGTGTCTCCTTTATCATCAATCTTCCTTGAGATTTGGATAGAGATCACTCTCAtctaatagatgaggaaacagatttagaaaatggTGAGTCATATATTATAATACCTGCCTTCTCAAAGGGGAGGGTAGAAGCAGAGGGGAGAaaacttgaaactcaaaattttaaaaagtttaaaagcaGAATTTAAGGTTAGCATAGAGTTAGGATGAACATTCAACAGTAGGGACCAGAGTGGGAAGGGGGAATGTTTCAGAATGATCCCAGGGTTTCTACTCAGGCTCACTTTTTCAGTCAATAAGAAGAGGGTTTCCGCACAAAGGAAACCATCATTCTCCCTTAAATATGGCCTGCTCTTGCCTCTCCCCTTTCCTAGCTCAttcctttctgggcctcaatttcctcatctgtaaaatgggatactGAGATCTCTGCTGTAAGTATGAAGAAATGACAGTAGAACGGGTAGCTCCAAGGTCTCCATCCCTATGGGATGAAAGACAAAAGGAAGCTTAGGAAGAGAAAGTGTCAGAAGAAAGACTCAGTCAAAAGAACACAGAAAACCTTCTGGAGCTGAAGATTTCTGTCCAAGGAGACACAAAAGCTTTTGGTTTTCATCATCTGATTACTGAGCCTAATCCCTCAGCACTATTGGCCATAAAATTTTCATAGAACactataaattaattttagcCAATGTTGGCATCAGGGGTAGTTAGAGTGGAAGAGTTAGTTTAGGAAGTGAGCAGATATTGTATTAAAAAAGAGCAGGGTAGGTGTTCCCAGTTATTGAGGCTAGATAGGTAGGGGGTATCTCATCTGAGTCTTGAAATCAATCAGAAGAGCCACAGGAAATAGACTGACATCTCAAATCTTGAAGTACATTCCACAAAGTGCATTCTACTACCTTCCCACAACCCAGGTACCTGCATCTGAGCCAAAGTCCAAGGttcccttttgtttttctatccctAGCAGCTGGGCTGGGTGCAGGGTTGCCGCCTCAAGTGCCGTCTCCACACTGCAGCCTGTTAGGCAAGTGATGAGTATGAGCAAATGCTCTTCCTCTGGAAGTATATCTTTCTGTGATGCAGTCTTCCAGTTTAGTCAGGATGGAGGATATTTGGCTCCAGGAAGTGGGCAATAAGCAGGAGAGGATTTGAAAGGAGTGTCTTGGGAGGGAGTTTCCCCAGTGGAGcatgaatttattttccttgccCTGGTCTAAAAGTTTCCTGTTATGCTCCgtgaacattataaattataaaccTTTACACTTCATTCTGTTTCTCAAACACCAGAAATGCATATCAGCCTGAATAGCAGAGAGTAAAACAATATTTCACCCAAGGTTTTCAGGGACCGAAGTACCCCCAGAGGCTATGACCTCCTGAGAAAAACAAGGAGGAGGAACAAAAGGGGAAGCAACATAAAAGAAGAGTCAGCCCCACCTCCCCCTCTAGTTTGAGACTCAGTCTCAAAGAgcatctctccccttccccagccAGAGGACCTGTAGCATGGAGGAAGTGCCGGACACAAGCATCTAATGGAGCCATGCTGCCACAAAGTGTATTAGTACCTATGGAAAGAGACAAGAGAGGATGAGGGATAAACTTAGGTGGAGATAAAGAAGGGGTTTGATTTCAGTAATAGTTGCTGCTACAGGGACACTGACTAGAATAGGGTGTGGAATATTaagctgttttatttttcaatggggaggggaggacagTGGTTAGAAGTTTGACAAGAAATCAGCATCTCTTCCTATTAGCCATTAGAACATAAATCTCAACCCCCTTACCAGCCACGCAGCACTTCAGCCCATCAACCTCCACCTCTTGCTGACCCAATGTATGTTGACCATCACCCAGGCCTAGGGCAGGAATGGCATCAGTTACCAGCACAAGCCCTAGGGAGGGAAGATCACAGATTCTATCCTTTATCCATCACcaatcctttctcttccctccctccactgtCAGTCTAGTCACATATTGAGTTCCCCAACTTTGTTCTTTGTCCCTGTGATTTTATCTTCCTCTTTGTTCTCACCTTTGGGGTGGGCACGGTGTGCAATCCTTAGGGCTGCGGGGTTTGTATGGATCCCATCTGCAATCATTCCAAAGAAAACTTGCCGTCCAGGTGGGATCTGGTCACTAGTCAGAAGACCCACAATACCAGGATCACGATGATGAAACTAGAATGACAATGGGGgcaaaaggaagagggaagagtaaTAGAGTATCCCATACTGCCAGTAGCATCCTTCTCCAGCTGATAtatcccaagaccacacagctaggtaattattaagtgtctggggccaaatttgaacccagggccggtgctctgtccactgcaccacctagctgccccctccagcTGATAATCTTAAGAGTTCTCTCCCCCACCTGCTCTTTCCTCATTCAAGTCCTCCACTACAACACCCAGATTTATGCAGTAGCTGGATTGTGACTCACTGAGGCCAGGCCAGGTCAGGCTAGTTATGTTATATTGAGGGGAAATTCTGAAAGGACTGAGACATGAACGCTTAAATGGGTAGCAAAATGTCACTCACAGGCAGCATGGCATTGAAGAGGTGGGTGATAAAAGTGGCTCCATTCTGGACTGCTTCTTCTGCCTCCCGCAAGTGAGACACGGAGTGACCTGGGACAGAAAGGAGGGTTTCCTTAAGAAGAATTAGTTTTGAGGGGCATCTGGGGTAAGGGAATTCTGGGTTACAAGGAGCTTTTCGGATAAAAATCTTGTCTGTTCTATATACGTGCCCCATCCTGCTCTCACCCACAGACACACAGATGCCACGGGAAGTGAGTTCCTTGATGACCTCATGACTTCGTCTAAGTTCAGGGGCGAGGGTGATTATGGCAACATTGTCCAGAGATCCATAGGTTTCCAGCAATTCCTGGAATGCACCAGTTTCAAAGGTGCGAAGATGGGACTCAGGATGTGCCCCTCTTTTCTCATGGCTAATGAATGGTCCTTCCAAATGCACCcctgaagaacaaagaaaag
Coding sequences within it:
- the AMDHD2 gene encoding N-acetylglucosamine-6-phosphate deacetylase, with translation MPPHKAGPEAPVIQFTNCRILRGHVLLREDLWIRGGRILDPEKLFFEEKRSADEQRDCEGHILAPGFIDVQINGGFGVDFSLLSEDVGSGIALVAKNLLAYGVTSFCPTLVTSPPAIYHKVLPLITVRDGSPQGAGVLGVHLEGPFISHEKRGAHPESHLRTFETGAFQELLETYGSLDNVAIITLAPELRRSHEVIKELTSRGICVSVGHSVSHLREAEEAVQNGATFITHLFNAMLPFHHRDPGIVGLLTSDQIPPGRQVFFGMIADGIHTNPAALRIAHRAHPKGLVLVTDAIPALGLGDGQHTLGQQEVEVDGLKCCVAGTNTLCGSMAPLDACVRHFLHATGCSVETALEAATLHPAQLLGIEKQKGTLDFGSDADFVILDDSLNVKATYIAGDLVWQDKAFSH